The genomic stretch TTCTGCTAAAATAAAGGGGTCCCTGTGGGTCTCAGGAGTTCTGCTAAAATAAAGGGGTCCCTGTGGGTCTCAGGAGTTCTGCTAAAATAAAGGGGTCCCTGTGGGTCTCTGGAGTTCTGCTAAAATAAAGGGGTCCCTGTGGGTCTCTGGAGTTCTGCTGCCCAAACAGTCCTGACGTCGAACTAGCACGAGGTTTCAGTGCTTTACAGCAGGCTAACACGGCGCTGAAGCTAACATGCCGTGATCTAAAGCAGCCAGTAACGGGGTGAAACTAGAGGTCTAAACCCGAACCCGAACTCTAAACTAAACCGGTTCCTGCGGTTCCGACCCTAACAACCCACGGACGCTGCTGCTCACTCGGTTAGCCTCGGCGGTTAGCGGTGATAACAGGCTAGCCGTGATACCAGCCTAGCCGTTAGCCGCTGGTGAACACAGCGCGGATCGTCGCTGACATTCTGACTGTGGAGTCAGACGCGTAGTTTGAATTAAACTACCACAGTTTAATTGCGCTGCCACAGTTTAATTAAACCACCACCGGGAGTTCGGCTCCTGGAGCTGCCGGGATGTCTCTTCGTGATGGACTTGGGCAAATGGCGGCGGCCCGGTGCTACAACAACAACGCGCTGCAGCTACAAAACTCACCAACAATCTCCGCTGCTGCGTTAGCTATCTAGCTGACATGAACTGGCTAGATTCTTCCGTAACGACTTTCTCTGGAGAAACATGAAGGTCTCAGACTTTATTCAACTCTCATTTAAGCAGGTTTGTCACTTCATCCACCAGCAGACTCCATCGTGACGCTTCTTCTTCTCGGACCTGCAgcaaagcatgctgggaaatTCCCCCAACGGGCGGGAGCTCATGACGTCATATCTCAAAGGAGGCTGGGAAAAAGAGTTCAAAGAAAACTAAGgccaattatttttttattgactaACCAGTTTCAATTTCGCTTCACCTTCTTACATAACCTTTTCTTTGTGTTACATTAAATtatagttttttatattttatattttatttaacttttatttttacacatttacttaATGTTGCACttaatctgttttttgtcttctctctcttttgcactttattttgtagCTGTTCTATAATTTAAACTTTGTTACATAATATTTTGATTGTAGACGTTTTTTGTACCCTCGTCCTAAAAATGTAATGCAGTACTCTTTACAGAAGGCAGAAGACTTGGGTTCTTGGCTTCCATACTTTTTAACTAACCTAGTTTTTACTTTTGCCTTAATAATGTCATTATTTCTTAAGTAAAAATGATATAAGTAACACTACCTTTATTTAAGTACAATTTCATAGTATTCTTTCCACTTCAGTAGAGAATTTAACAGCATTATATAACATATACAGTAATACATAGCCTACCTAGGATTCACTGCTTCTCTCAGGTTTGACAGAGAGAAACTGCAGGTAAAGTTGTCAGACAGCAGATGTTAGCAGGCTGCTGTAGATAAACAAAGCCACATTTTTTACTCAATGACAAGTTTcctgatttgaaaaaaaaaatccacacaaaATTATTTGTtccacataaaaatacagatcATTTAAAACCATCATCATTAACACGTCATGCATGGCTCTTAAACATTGTACAAAGTTGTTGGGGAAATATAAATGTTCATGCCTGTTACAGCCAAACCAAACACAAGTGTTATGGGATATGCAGCAGTTTGCAGGTAAACCTATTAATTGTAGCAAACAGTTATACTAAGACCACTAAATATgttatcatatatatatatatatatatatatatatatatatatatataattagcACATTTCCGTCATAGGACAAATGTAATGATTTGAAAAAGTTAATTTccacacaaaaatgtttgtctgaaatctatatcattttaaaaccaTCCCCACAGTGTGCAGTATTGCTGTCCATGTTGTTTACAccagggacacacacatactgtacaaatcACAACTGTTACTGTTAATCAACAACAAGATTATTGTAACAGTCCAGAAAAAGCCACTGGACTGGTTTAGAGGAGAAAGGCTTCCATTTTTGCAGTTCAGGTTGCTGACAACTCCTAAACTCTCCACCGTATAGACAACCTCACAACCAACCAGGCCTGTTGTAAAAGGACCTGTTTCTTTCTTAGTTATCTTAAACTTCTCATATGGGGGAATGAGCACCTCTTACTCTTCCTCTTTATAAGTTGAATAATATTTCAGGTAACCCCCATAATATGTTTTAATGGCAAAGCAGGTCCTACTGCCAAAGCtggtcagtgttttgttgtaaGAGCTGGAAGCAAATAAACCAAACCGCATTATTTGGCCGACCTCTCCAGTAAATTCATGTTTGGTTCTGCGATAACTAGTGTGCGACTTGGTATTAGTATTAAGAATCTGTATCGCAGACGTCAGCCAGAAATGTAAATAGTGAAAGGGGAAGTTGGTGCCATATATACTCCTGTTTCTCAATACATGATTGTTGAACAGGTCATAAAACTTGTACTTATGATCTGTATAAACACAGATTGCTTGCATGTGATCTTCAGTCAGAGCCTTATCCtcttcagctttgttttttaagttGTCATTTGTACAGTCTGTCGCGTCTTTCCAAGCCTCCGCAAATATGCCTGTGTTCTCTTttgcaaaatacattttgttgaCCGTCTCTGCCATTTTATCTTTGCAGCCATCGTACATGTCGTCAACAGCATCATCAATCATGTTCAGTGGAGTGGCCCGATCAGCAACTTGCAAAGGTGCACCTAAAGAAAcctaaaaggaaaacaaagattaaaataCAGCTTGTTAAACAGACATGGTAAATCTGCATTTCATTGTTGTGTCTAAATGAAGCCTGGATGGTGAAAATATCTTTCCTGAGCCAGGACCAAGAGCAAGATTATCACTGCAGACACTCACCACAGCATGCAGGAACTGAAGAGTAATGCATGTCTATTTGTCCATCTATCAGCAGTGAAAAACCTCATGCATTATGAGATACAGACTTGGACTGTGGCAATAGatgataaaatgtgaaaatcctACTGTTTGTtacataaatgtattaaatcCGTTTATTCAGCTGTAACCTGATTGGACAATGTGCTGGTACAGAAGATGAAATCAAACAGATAAGacaaccatccatcatctatacctatctgtaccctggacaggtccccagtccatcacagggccacatagagaccaacaacctcacacactcacactcactcctatgggcaatttagagtcaccaatcaacctgacatacatgtttttggactgtgggaggaaaccagaggacctggagaaaacccacacaagcacagggagaacatgcagactccacacagaaaggccgggttgtgaacccacgACCAGATAAGACATacgttcatttatttatttatttagaaatttTAGAAATTCAATTCACATTTGCACTTACTAATTGTTTATCTAAAGAAATTTGAGGCTGAAAAAAAGCAACTGgagattttatatttataaaattcttcttaaaattatatatgaatgtaagataagataattctGACTGCTCTACAGTGTGAGAATATGACTGTCAGGACTCAGGGAGCAAAGTGTTTTATGTGACTTCAAACTTCATGAAACCCTTTAAGATGTTTAGAAAGGACAGGCTGCATGTAACTTGTGTTAAATGTCATGTGCGTATAATCTGATTGTAATATGCCCTCTACCCTGCTTTCTGCTAACCATCCAATACATTGGTTGGAAGTGCCTGATGTACCTCCCCCCAGTCACAAACAACCAATAGGaagcctgtccacacacaccACTGGCCATGATTGGGTGCAGCTTGCAAACAAAAGTACTGAATGAAAAGTGTGAATAAATAATAGCAGATAGAGGCCCCTGTGGAGCCACAGAGACTGGCCCTGGTGATCAGGATGAATCCACCATGTGTAGTACTGAAAGCGGTACTGGTAGTACTGCAGTAGTACTGCAggtattttaaatgtgtaagGACACAGACCTCTGTCCTGCGGACTGACAGGTCATAACAGCAGTGTCATTAGTACGTCACCACTAACCTGCACGTCCTGTCCCGGATATTTTTTCCCACTTCCTGCAGTCCAAACATTACTTGCTGATTACCTGGCTCACTCGACCGGTTTGTTGTGCTCAGATTTTCATGGTCATTAccaaaaacctgttttttttcagtttccctGTTGTCCATTAACACAGAGgctgctctgtttttttgtgttactgtttttgtactgtcccctgccttccacccaaagagagctgggataggctccagcagatcccctgtgaccctgtttaaggaataagggggtatagatgatggatggatttttgtactgttgctttttattgttgttttttatatCGTCATTATTATATTCAGGATTGTGACTTTGTTGATACGGGTTTgtggcaccaaaccactcagCTGATCTGAAGTTGTGACCTTGCTGTTGTTCAGCCCAAACACACTGGTGCTGATGAAAGGACACAGGTATGTTTTGACTGTTTTTCAGGCTCTGCACCAAACGTAAGGTTGGTTGaagaaaagctgcagcagcaggttcaCAGAATGAGAAGGTGTTTCAGAGTTAAAGTGATGGACGCTCTTCTCAGGTTGTTAATTTCACTCTGgtaaaataaaggttaaattcaaaataataaatgaccAAACTCAGAGTTTTGACTGAACAGGCCTTCCCCTGACGTGTTGTGTTCCTTCACTATTAATGTCTGCTGGATGTTCACTCACAGGCAGCGtccagaagaagaggaagaagaggaagccAGAGGGATTGAGTGGAGTGGAGAGTGGAGCCACGAGCATTTCATTCCTGTTCATCACTGCAGTCCCAACACTGGTCCTGGATTTATGCATAGAAACACAAGTCAACAACTCTGCACAACTGTCACAGTTAGATATGGAAAACCTGCAACTTAAAAACAAGAAAGTAAAAAGCTGTAAGATCATCTCACCGATCGTCAGGCTGAGAAACTGTTAAGTGAAGTGTCACAACATGATCCGCccttatcacacacacactcacggcTGCTCCTCCCAGTCAGAAAACGTAGATCAACAATGTGCAAAAGTTGCTCAGTGCTGTTGGtgaatgtaatggaaaaatgagtttcagtgattgattattcttactgattatgatttattctcttcttttttcatctttagcATCTGGAGTTTCTGATACATTTGAGGATTTTGAGTCTTTTCCCTGCTTTTTATCCACTACATCCTGTGAAGCATTAGATTTAGCCACTgccttttgcagttgttttctttccctgtctctgcctcctctttccACAGTCTCAAACATTCTTCATGCATTTTACATTCTTGGAAAATGTCTTAAAGAACCTCCCTCAGGAAACCCATAATCATTTATCCATGTTTGtaggcatgccaccgctttgtcaccatattgGCCCCTCATGATATTGACCATCGGACCACACTGATCCACATTCATGGGTCCCCTACTTTTCCCATCCCTTGTCCCgtccctgatggactaaaagtatctcaacacagactatccGCAGAGatgatcctgagtcccggactcttacgtctaggatcaaGTAGACTACAGCCGGAGGTTCCGAACCaattatttaagtctacagctgtttagacccgtattgTAAGGCTAACACTAAAGCACCtaggttcctaacccctgagtccctaACCCATCAGTTTTAGATTGAAGGTTCCTAACCCAATCGGCTTAGAGTACTGATCGTGAGTCCGACTGTCTGATGCCACTGGGCCTTCTCAGCAGATAAAGTCCTCTCTgccttttttgtaaagtgcatttGTGTTGTCGgaccagtccagtttattgCACAGGTGAACAGCCAGGTACCTCAACTCGCTCCACACAGTCTTCAGTTCAGGTTCAGTTCAGGAGTGGAGGATCGGGGCGATGATTGAAGTCaccagagatgaaggaggatGTGGACTGGACTTTTTCTTGTGTTGTTTCAGATGGTTTTAATGTCTTTCTAACTGTGCATGACTTCTGTAATGTCTTATCTCTGCTAAAAAAGATAATAAACTGCTTGACCTGAAAGTTctcaacacaaataaaacaataaaatgccAGTCCCAGTTCAGTCTGTTCCTGAATGGTTCTGATAAAAGGCAACAGCAGGTTTTAAAACTGTGGGTCAATAAACCATCAACAGATTAAAATGGATAAAtcataaaatcaataaaataagaTGAACCCGAGATAAATGCTGGGAACGTGCAGTGACGTCACCAGTGATCACGTCCAATCAGAGGAGAGTCTGGTCAGAGCGCTCGAGCCTTTGCTCCTCCGCCACCAACCGTCGCCGGTAATTTCACCGAGAAACCGCCGTTTAACACGGTGTCACGGCGGAAACACAGCCGGGGGTGGACCGAGGCAGAGGACACAGCCGTTTACCGGACTAACGTCCCGGTTTGACCCGCGTTTATCGCACTTTAAACCGCTTCAAACCGCTGCTGTGCCGCGGCTAGCTGTGCTACGGCTAATTAGCTTAACCGTCACTGCGAACTACAAACTAGCAGCTTTTTGTagtttctgtggtttttagcTGTGAAACATCATCATTAGCTTGTTTTGGttcttttcagctgttttcacagttattatagttttatttattattgagaACTGGAGTCTGTCCAGCACCTGCAGCTAGAAACTGCAGTGTAAAATACTTCAGtacaagtaaaagtactgtatttataattaagtaaaaataaaagtactaaaatgtaacattactttaatttttaactCATTCATTAATGTGTAAGCAGGATTTATAATGCTTCATGGTGTTTACACACGTGTTACAGATTATTCAGTGATCACAATACTGATTTCCAGCTAATAGTGTTTAACTACATATCttaatgtgagtgtttgttttgtttcttccagGAGATCAGAGCTTTACATCAGCAGCAACGATGAGTGGCAGGAGCAGAAGGTCCTGGTGAGACCCCTGCACACGCCCCACCTGTTGTACACCTGTCACACACCTATCTCACATCTCTATCACGCCTGTTTCACACCTGTCTCACACCTCTATCACACCTGTCTCACATCTCTCACACTTGGCTCTCACCTGTCACATGTCTATCACACCTGTCTCACATCTGTCATATCTCTATCACACCTGTCTCACATCTCTATCACACCTGTCTCACATCTGTCATATCTCTATCACACCTGTCTCACATCTGTCATATCTCTATCACACCTGTCTCACATCTATCTCACATCTCTATCACGCCTGTTTCACACCTGTCTCACATCTCTCACACTTGCCTCACACCTGTCAAATGTCTATCATACCTGTCTCACATCTGTCATATCTCTATCATACCTGTCTCACATCTGTCATATCTCTATCATACCTGTCTCACATCTGTCATATCTCTATCACACCTGTCTCACATCTCTATCACACCTGTCTCACATCTGTCATATCTCTATCTCACCTGTCACACATCTATCTCACATCTCTATCACGCCTGTTTCACACCTGTCTCACATCTCTCACACTTGCCTCACACCTGTCACGTCTATCACACCTGTAACATCTGTCTCACACCTGTCTCACATCTCTATCACATCTGTTTCACACCTGTCTATTAAAAGCGCAGCAGGAAGtcacaccgctgacctggctcacaaggttcttcctcaccaacaatgtgAGGCCCATCTTTCTCCAAAAAACCAGctgctgagagcagagagaagctggagacagagcagagaccagtcgactctttgttccttcagagactgtaaacagtgagAGATTGTTGTTCTGTTTCAGTGCCAAGAGTCGCTCCTGTGTGGGACGGAAAAACCTGGATGGACGATTCTCCAGACTGACTCTACAGAGGCCCGGATGGACCAAAGACGAGGTAACGTCATTATGCTAGTATTTAGCGCTAACCCAGAAACTCTTTTGTGTCCAGGCCCTTCACAGTAAAAATTTTTTCAAATGCACTTCCAGTTGTTTTGTATGACTTTGTCTGAGAATAATATAAAGATAAAGAGATAAGACGGAAATATGAGCAGATGTAATGAAATCTGGTAAAAATCAGGATGTGTACTGGAAATCCTGCAGCAGCGTGGGGTGTTTAGTGTTGACATCAAGAAACCAGCTCTTACTGATAATGGCGCTGATCTTCCTCCTAGGATGACAAACTGCACAGACTAGTGAAAGAGTTTGGACCCAGCAGCTGGGcttcagtttctcttcatttcaAAGTGAGTAGTTTTAGTTCACATCTTGTTGCGGTGACACTGTCTGAAGCAGCAGGGACACAGACAACATGaaacacagacaacagatcACAACAAGGATCACATTAGTACCAATTAATACAAAAATCCACCAGTTAAATaacttaaaatggaaaaaacacaacagatgtCACTAATGTTAACAGGCTTTTCTAAACCAGAGGGCGTCCTCACTTTGTGCTTCTGTCTCAGGGTCACAGGTCAGACGTGGACTGTCAGCGGAGGTGGCAGCACATAAAGAACCCAGAGCTGGTCAAAGGTCCCTGGACtcaggaggaggatgagaaggTAAAGACTCACACTGAGTTAATAGGTACACTGCTGTCAGCAGGCTTAAACGTGAGTTACAGCAGAGACGACTGCTCACCTGGACTCCACTACAAGTCACTGTCACCATTAGCTGAGTCACAGTGCAGGTCTGACTGACACAGGTCCACTGAGAGCAGCAGGTTCCACCAAACTTGGACGTCTGTTGGTCTTGAACTGGTCTTAAATGTGACCTTATGATGTCACGTTTTGTGCAGGTGATCGAGCTGGTCCATAAGTATGGTGTGAAGCGCTGGTCTCTCATTGCCAAACACCTGCACAGTCGAAACGGGAAGCAGTGTCGTGAGCGCTGGCACAACCACCTCAACCCAACAGTAAAAAAGAGTGGCTGGACTCTGGAGGAGGACCGCGTTATCTGTCAGGCCCACAGACTGCTGGGAAACCGCTGGGCCGACATCGCCAAACTACTGCCTGGCAGGTATGTAGACCACCTGCAGGGGCGGGCTGGTACGTAGACCACCGGCAAGGGGTGGGGGCGTATGTAGACCACCTGCAGGGATGAGCTTGTAAACTACTTGCAAAGGGGGAGAGATACATTGACCATCTTCAGATCTTgctgggggtttttttgtgttttttttttcaggaccGATAACTCTATCAAAAACCACTGGAACTCCACCCTGAAAAGGAAGGTGGAGAAGGAGGGATACCTGCAGGTCCTGCACCTCCACaactcctccatctcctccaccaCCTTCAACTCCTCTTCAAGCTCCTCCTTTAACACCTCCTCCTCAACCAGAGCTGCAACCAGAACCTGCGCCCCCTCTAGCACAGCCATTCCCAACAAGGTCTTCCTCACCATCCACCCACCATCCAGCTGTGTCAGTGATAGTGGAGATAATAACGCTGCTCCGTCTTCCAGCAGGCAAACAGTCTGTCCC from Mastacembelus armatus chromosome 17, fMasArm1.2, whole genome shotgun sequence encodes the following:
- the LOC113134414 gene encoding erythroblast NAD(P)(+)--arginine ADP-ribosyltransferase-like, which produces MNRNEMLVAPLSTPLNPSGFLFFLFFWTLPVSLGAPLQVADRATPLNMIDDAVDDMYDGCKDKMAETVNKMYFAKENTGIFAEAWKDATDCTNDNLKNKAEEDKALTEDHMQAICVYTDHKYKFYDLFNNHVLRNRSIYGTNFPFHYLHFWLTSAIQILNTNTKSHTSYRRTKHEFTGEVGQIMRFGLFASSSYNKTLTSFGSRTCFAIKTYYGGYLKYYSTYKEEE